In the genome of Polaribacter sp. MED152, one region contains:
- the atpD gene encoding F0F1 ATP synthase subunit beta, with product MSTTTGKVSQIIGPVIDVEFNTENNELPKIYDSLEITKADGSILVLEVQQHIGEDTVRTISMDATDGLQRGAEVVATGNPIQMPIGNDIYGRLFNVTGDAIDGLGNLSKVGKDGLSIHRSAPKFEDLSVSTEVLFTGIKVIDLIEPYAKGGKIGLFGGAGVGKTVLIQELINNIAKGHGGLSVFAGVGERTREGNDLLREMLESGIIKYGDDFMHSMEEGGWDLSKVDKAGMRDSKATFVFGQMNEPPGARARVALSGLTIAEYFRDGAGEAQGKDVLFFVDNIFRFTQAGSEVSALLGRMPSAVGYQPTLATEMGAMQERITSTKKGSITSVQAVYVPADDLTDPAPATTFAHLDATTVLSRKIAELGIYPAVDPLDSTSRILTADILGDEHYNCAQRVKEILQRYKELQDIIAILGMEELSEEDKLVVHRARRVQRFLSQPFHVAEQFTGIPGVLVDIKDTIKGFNMIMDGELDKYPEAAFNLRGSIQDAIDAGEKMLAEA from the coding sequence ATGTCTACAACTACAGGTAAAGTTTCTCAAATTATTGGGCCAGTTATTGATGTTGAATTCAATACTGAAAATAACGAACTTCCTAAAATTTACGATTCATTAGAAATTACAAAAGCTGATGGTTCTATTTTAGTATTAGAAGTTCAACAACATATAGGTGAAGATACAGTTAGAACTATTTCTATGGATGCTACAGATGGTTTGCAGAGAGGTGCAGAAGTTGTAGCTACTGGAAACCCAATCCAAATGCCTATTGGAAATGATATTTATGGTCGTTTATTTAATGTTACTGGAGATGCTATTGATGGTCTAGGTAATTTAAGTAAAGTAGGCAAAGATGGTTTATCTATACATAGATCAGCACCTAAGTTCGAAGACTTATCTGTATCTACAGAAGTTTTATTTACGGGTATTAAAGTAATCGATTTAATTGAGCCTTATGCAAAAGGTGGTAAAATTGGTTTATTTGGTGGTGCAGGTGTAGGTAAAACTGTATTAATTCAAGAATTAATTAACAACATTGCAAAAGGACATGGTGGTTTATCTGTGTTTGCAGGTGTTGGTGAAAGAACTCGTGAAGGAAATGACTTACTTCGTGAAATGTTAGAGTCTGGTATTATTAAATACGGAGATGACTTTATGCATTCTATGGAAGAAGGTGGTTGGGACCTTTCTAAAGTAGACAAAGCAGGAATGAGAGATTCTAAAGCTACTTTCGTATTTGGTCAAATGAACGAGCCACCAGGAGCACGTGCAAGAGTTGCATTATCTGGTTTAACTATCGCTGAATATTTTAGAGATGGTGCAGGTGAAGCACAAGGTAAAGATGTACTTTTCTTTGTAGACAATATATTTAGATTTACACAAGCAGGTTCTGAGGTGTCAGCACTTTTAGGACGTATGCCATCGGCAGTAGGTTACCAGCCAACATTAGCAACAGAAATGGGTGCAATGCAAGAGCGTATTACATCTACTAAAAAAGGTTCTATTACTTCTGTACAAGCAGTATATGTACCTGCAGATGATTTAACAGATCCAGCACCAGCAACAACGTTTGCTCACTTAGATGCTACAACTGTATTATCTCGTAAAATTGCTGAGTTAGGTATTTATCCAGCAGTAGATCCTTTAGATTCTACTTCTAGAATTTTAACTGCAGATATTTTAGGTGATGAGCACTATAACTGTGCACAAAGAGTAAAAGAAATTTTACAACGTTATAAAGAATTACAAGATATTATTGCCATTTTAGGTATGGAGGAATTATCTGAAGAAGATAAATTAGTAGTTCACAGAGCAAGACGTGTACAACGTTTCTTATCTCAACCTTTCCATGTTGCAGAACAATTTACTGGTATACCAGGAGTTTTAGTAGATATTAAAGACACTATTAAAGGATTTAATATGATTATGGATGGTGAGTTAGACAAGTACCCAGAAGCAGCATTTAACTTAAGAGGATCAATTCAAGATGCAATTGATGCTGGAGAAAAAATGTTAGCAGAGGCGTAA
- a CDS encoding F0F1 ATP synthase subunit epsilon, with translation MYLEIVSPEAILFSSEVDAITVPGEHGEFQMLNNHAPIVANLKEGMVKIHVHSQQHLELNDLNGLLVPHVDDDKILTLQINSGTLEFNDNKAIVLAD, from the coding sequence ATGTATTTAGAAATTGTAAGTCCAGAGGCTATTTTGTTTTCATCAGAGGTAGATGCTATTACAGTGCCAGGTGAACATGGTGAGTTTCAAATGTTAAATAATCACGCACCAATTGTTGCAAACTTAAAAGAAGGTATGGTTAAAATACACGTACATTCTCAGCAACATTTAGAGTTGAATGATTTAAATGGTTTGTTAGTACCACATGTAGATGATGATAAAATACTAACATTACAAATTAATTCTGGTACTTTAGAATTTAACGATAATAAAGCAATTGTATTGGCAGACTAA
- a CDS encoding sensor histidine kinase, which produces MVEKSSEIVIIITTIIVLLMVFGIIILFSIFQRRKNDILTEQEKEREEFERTIAETQIEIREETLRNISWELHDNIGQLLTLAKIQLQSATEQNIAEVRDTITKGLTEVRALSKLINPEALDNINLKEAIQLEVDRFNRLDFIKATLEIVGEEKEINQKATVILFRILQEFFSNTIKHARASDLVIRLNYSDTDLHILTKDNGVGFKSSTKKEGIGLLNIKARAKLIGAEANLTSKENKGTNLEIRYNYE; this is translated from the coding sequence ATGGTTGAGAAAAGTTCGGAAATTGTCATAATCATTACCACAATCATTGTGTTATTAATGGTTTTTGGTATTATTATTTTATTTTCAATATTTCAACGAAGAAAAAATGATATTCTAACAGAACAAGAAAAAGAAAGAGAAGAATTTGAAAGAACAATTGCAGAAACCCAAATAGAAATTAGAGAAGAAACACTAAGAAACATTAGTTGGGAGCTGCATGATAATATTGGGCAACTACTCACTTTAGCAAAAATACAATTGCAATCTGCCACAGAACAAAATATTGCAGAAGTAAGAGATACCATTACAAAAGGGCTAACAGAGGTTAGAGCATTGTCTAAATTAATTAATCCAGAAGCATTAGATAACATCAACCTAAAAGAAGCAATTCAATTAGAGGTAGATCGTTTTAATCGTTTAGATTTCATTAAAGCCACCTTAGAAATTGTTGGTGAAGAAAAAGAAATCAACCAAAAGGCAACTGTTATTTTATTTAGAATTCTACAAGAGTTTTTTTCGAATACCATTAAACATGCAAGAGCTTCAGACTTGGTAATTAGGCTAAATTACTCAGATACAGATTTACACATACTTACAAAAGATAATGGGGTTGGTTTTAAATCGTCTACCAAAAAAGAAGGTATAGGTTTGTTAAACATTAAAGCTAGAGCCAAATTAATTGGGGCAGAAGCCAACCTAACATCAAAAGAAAACAAGGGTACTAATTTAGAAATAAGATATAATTATGAGTAA
- a CDS encoding response regulator transcription factor, translated as MSKFSVVVVDDHTLLSQAIQTMVNTFKDFTVLYTCKNGQELVDRFSENGKKPDVVLMDINMPVMNGIEATAYIAEHHPKVNVMALSVEDDDKTILKMIKAGAVGYLLKDTEKTVLEKALREIVENGFYHTKNVTNLLMKSVNGVLKDDVVLKPREIEFLKLACTEMTYKEVADKMCLSPKTIDGYREALFAKLNVRNRVGMVIYAVRNKIYTV; from the coding sequence ATGAGTAAATTTTCGGTAGTGGTTGTAGATGATCATACATTGTTGTCTCAAGCCATACAAACTATGGTAAATACTTTTAAAGATTTTACAGTGCTGTATACTTGCAAGAATGGGCAAGAGTTGGTAGACCGTTTTTCTGAAAATGGTAAAAAGCCAGATGTGGTTTTAATGGATATTAATATGCCTGTAATGAATGGTATAGAAGCAACAGCATACATTGCAGAACATCATCCTAAAGTAAATGTTATGGCACTTTCTGTAGAAGATGATGACAAAACCATTTTAAAAATGATAAAAGCTGGGGCTGTAGGCTATTTGCTTAAAGACACAGAAAAAACAGTTTTAGAAAAAGCATTAAGAGAAATTGTAGAAAACGGATTTTACCACACTAAAAATGTAACCAATTTACTTATGAAATCTGTAAATGGTGTTCTTAAAGATGATGTGGTTTTAAAACCAAGAGAAATAGAGTTTTTAAAACTTGCTTGCACAGAAATGACGTATAAAGAAGTTGCAGATAAAATGTGTTTAAGCCCCAAAACCATAGATGGCTATAGAGAGGCTTTGTTTGCAAAATTAAATGTTAGAAACAGGGTAGGTATGGTAATATATGCAGTAAGAAATAAAATTTACACTGTGTAA
- the rbfA gene encoding 30S ribosome-binding factor RbfA — protein sequence MEETNRQRKIAGVLQKDLVDVLQKAAQDGMKGVIISVSKVHVTSDLGVAKVYLSVFPSEKRDELVKGVQSNTVLIRHEMAKRTKNQLRRMPELLFFGDDTLDYLEEIDKSLSGQDEDPIKNPDVLPRRKKL from the coding sequence ATGGAAGAAACGAATAGACAAAGAAAAATTGCAGGTGTGCTGCAGAAAGATTTAGTAGATGTGTTGCAAAAAGCCGCACAAGATGGTATGAAAGGTGTAATTATTTCTGTTTCTAAAGTGCATGTTACTTCAGATTTGGGTGTTGCAAAAGTATACCTAAGTGTTTTTCCTTCAGAAAAGAGAGATGAGTTGGTTAAAGGTGTGCAATCTAACACTGTTTTAATTCGTCATGAAATGGCAAAAAGAACTAAAAATCAATTACGTAGAATGCCAGAATTGTTATTTTTTGGTGATGATACTTTAGATTATTTAGAAGAGATAGATAAATCTTTAAGTGGGCAAGATGAAGACCCAATTAAAAATCCTGATGTATTACCAAGAAGAAAGAAATTATAA
- a CDS encoding ABC transporter permease gives MNFSYYIAKRYLFTKTSNNAINIITIIASFGVIVSSLALFIILSGFSGLRTFSYSLLDASDPDLKITSVKGKSFLIDDAFTQILNDNSAIVTYSKIIEERVFLEYGDKNEVAFIKGVDTNYANVTKINESIYIGDWLDTTYANTAVIGRAIAIKLSLGVNSYGRPLTVMIPKPGKGFINPNNAFYKIDVQILGLYTGTEEFENKFVYVTLNQAKNLLRFKHNQVTGIELKLADVTQSNTVADELQTLLGSAYKVQTKEQLNEVFYKVINTENFVSYLIFTLIIIIALFNVIGAIIMMIIDKKQNLQTLYNLGTTIQEIKKIFVYQGFLLTFFGMLIGLFLGIILVFLQDAFGLFMITENLAYPVEFQFYNVLIVIFTITLLGFVAAKIASSRINQKFIEK, from the coding sequence TTGAATTTTTCTTACTACATAGCCAAAAGATACTTATTTACAAAAACTAGCAATAATGCTATAAACATCATTACTATAATTGCTTCATTTGGAGTTATAGTAAGTTCTTTAGCCTTGTTTATTATTTTGTCTGGCTTTTCTGGTTTAAGAACCTTTAGTTACAGTTTATTAGATGCATCAGATCCAGATTTAAAAATAACTTCAGTAAAAGGCAAATCGTTTTTAATAGATGATGCTTTTACCCAAATCTTAAACGATAATTCAGCTATTGTTACTTATTCTAAAATAATAGAAGAACGCGTTTTTCTAGAATATGGAGATAAAAATGAAGTTGCTTTTATAAAAGGTGTAGATACCAATTATGCCAATGTTACTAAAATAAACGAATCTATTTACATTGGTGATTGGTTAGATACTACCTATGCAAATACAGCAGTTATTGGTAGAGCCATTGCCATAAAATTATCTTTGGGTGTTAATAGTTATGGTAGGCCATTAACAGTTATGATACCAAAACCAGGCAAAGGTTTTATAAACCCTAACAATGCATTTTATAAAATAGATGTGCAAATTTTGGGCTTGTATACAGGTACAGAAGAATTCGAGAATAAGTTTGTGTACGTAACTTTAAATCAAGCAAAAAACCTATTAAGATTTAAACATAATCAAGTTACAGGTATAGAGCTTAAATTAGCAGATGTTACACAATCTAACACTGTAGCAGACGAGTTACAAACCTTATTGGGTAGTGCTTATAAAGTGCAAACTAAAGAGCAATTGAATGAGGTTTTTTACAAAGTAATAAACACAGAAAATTTTGTGTCTTACCTAATTTTTACTCTAATTATAATTATTGCTTTATTTAATGTTATTGGAGCCATAATTATGATGATTATCGATAAAAAACAAAACTTACAAACCCTTTATAATTTAGGTACCACCATTCAAGAAATTAAAAAGATATTTGTGTATCAAGGCTTTTTACTTACCTTTTTTGGTATGTTGATTGGTTTGTTTTTGGGCATCATTCTAGTATTTTTACAAGATGCTTTTGGTTTATTTATGATTACTGAAAACTTGGCTTACCCAGTAGAATTTCAGTTTTATAATGTATTAATTGTTATATTTACCATAACATTATTAGGTTTTGTTGCAGCCAAAATAGCTAGCAGTAGAATCAACCAAAAATTCATTGAAAAATAA
- the dusB gene encoding tRNA dihydrouridine synthase DusB: MVKIDQIELPDFPLLLAPMEDVSDPPFRALCKENGADVVYTEFISSEGLIRDAAKSVIKLDIYEKERPVGIQIFGANLDSMLKTIEIVEKSNPDIIDINFGCPVKKVVSKGAGAGILKDIDLMVSLTEAMVKHTNLPITVKTRLGWDHDSIRIVEVAERLQDVGCKAISIHGRTRAQMYKGNADWVPIAAVKNNPRMHIPVFGNGDVTTPERAMEMRDKYGLDGAMIGRASIGYPWFFNEVKHFFKTGEHLAKPSIAERTKVARRHLQMAIDWKGERLGVVETRRHYTNYFKGIPHFKDYRLKMVTSDDPADVFKTFDEVEAKFGNALIPDIR, from the coding sequence TTGGTAAAAATTGATCAAATAGAACTTCCTGACTTTCCATTGCTACTTGCACCAATGGAAGACGTGTCTGACCCACCTTTTAGAGCTTTGTGTAAAGAAAATGGTGCAGATGTAGTGTATACCGAATTTATATCATCAGAAGGTTTAATAAGAGATGCTGCTAAAAGTGTAATTAAACTAGATATTTACGAGAAAGAAAGACCTGTAGGAATTCAGATTTTTGGTGCGAATTTAGATTCGATGTTAAAAACAATAGAAATTGTAGAAAAATCGAATCCAGATATCATTGATATTAATTTTGGTTGCCCAGTAAAAAAGGTGGTTTCTAAAGGTGCAGGTGCAGGTATTTTAAAAGATATCGATTTAATGGTTTCACTTACAGAAGCCATGGTTAAGCATACAAATTTACCTATTACTGTAAAAACAAGATTGGGTTGGGATCATGACTCAATACGAATTGTAGAAGTTGCAGAACGTTTGCAAGATGTTGGTTGTAAGGCAATTTCTATTCATGGTAGAACTCGTGCTCAAATGTATAAAGGTAATGCAGATTGGGTGCCTATTGCAGCTGTAAAAAATAACCCAAGAATGCATATTCCTGTTTTTGGTAATGGTGATGTTACTACACCAGAAAGAGCCATGGAAATGCGAGACAAATATGGCTTAGATGGTGCTATGATTGGTAGAGCATCTATAGGTTATCCTTGGTTTTTTAACGAAGTTAAACACTTCTTTAAAACAGGAGAACATTTAGCAAAACCTTCTATTGCAGAAAGAACAAAAGTGGCTAGAAGACATTTGCAAATGGCTATAGATTGGAAAGGTGAACGTTTAGGAGTTGTAGAGACCAGAAGGCATTATACCAACTATTTTAAAGGCATTCCTCATTTTAAAGATTATCGTTTAAAAATGGTTACTTCAGATGATCCTGCAGATGTTTTTAAAACGTTTGATGAAGTTGAAGCAAAATTTGGAAATGCATTAATACCAGATATTCGTTAA
- a CDS encoding DUF4345 domain-containing protein, whose product MLKTKQEFIQKIHLIISVCIVIPVAFVYGFNPSSEFEIYPETLDEQNAFKAIMGLYLGFALLWLLGIIKPKFLKTALVTNMIFMLGLGFGRVLSFVLDGSPTFGFLFGMYAELFLGFYGLWVLTYKNSNFAKN is encoded by the coding sequence ATGCTAAAAACAAAACAGGAATTTATACAAAAAATACATCTTATTATTTCTGTATGTATTGTAATTCCTGTTGCGTTTGTTTATGGCTTCAACCCTAGTTCAGAATTTGAAATCTACCCAGAAACGTTAGATGAGCAAAATGCATTTAAAGCTATTATGGGTTTGTATTTGGGATTTGCCCTACTTTGGCTTTTAGGCATCATAAAACCAAAATTTTTAAAAACTGCTTTAGTAACCAATATGATATTTATGTTGGGTTTAGGTTTTGGTAGAGTGCTAAGTTTTGTATTAGATGGTTCACCAACCTTCGGCTTTTTATTTGGTATGTATGCAGAACTATTTCTAGGTTTTTACGGTCTTTGGGTTTTAACATATAAAAACAGTAATTTTGCAAAAAATTAA
- a CDS encoding Ig-like domain-containing protein, with protein sequence MTTTLPNACKLYVYKKYILITCILLTTVNSLAQFNPESLTYFEDFDNPGYPANTPTGAYWSFYNEIHPNQDSWNKFIPGDGNAYIQVDADITNDLDWIHPFQTLIFGGVAENHRLEVRMKGAVVDGGLVGFLFTYNQEGIKFNEVDIEVVANDSATPSHETLPENNGWTDARFNTWRNANENSARPFTGTKKAIINDNNEKISLIDDQFHTYTIDWRADRIDFFIDNVLQETITTNIATGKSEVIFGFRQLPWANDFNWSGTQTMVIDYLKIEPIEVETFAANDNFITEFNTPIDLDVLENDTKNTAIISFDNNSVNGNLITESNNVLTFTPASGFSGNDSFTYTLEDSEGVQATATVTVKVNERPLEAADDAITINVGSSDIAIDVLANDFYGEFGENPTHPLTLPGGKTATASDNGALISVYNGKVYYTAPANFAGIDTFVYTITDANGYADTATVTITIGGDYPAEAANDNFSIDVDTATSLDVLVNDLPENVSIVSVDANSNQGFTLSIENSAILYTPTNGFIGMDEFTYTIEDADGNQSSAIVSLTVEPKTVNSSSLEAIDDTVSVNIGSENNVIEVLANDNYGVNGMNSSHPLTLTNGKLVTASNNGGTISVANGTVIYTTPLNFVGSDSFTYTITDAKGFADYATVNITVGGDLPADAKGDSYTIKIDESTSLDVLKNDFPTTATIVNFDNSSEQGFTISLVNSELVYEPINGFEGNDSFSYTIEDANGVQSTATVTLIVEEEIIESGPITAVNDTLALLADSSNISIDVLANDSFGTFGPNENHPLTLTNGKLSTESTNGGSIRVLNGNIEYSTPTGFTGIDTFEYTITDKKGFASKANVRITVTSEPLETKANNDTFTIHINSATALDVLENDITNDGTIIEYDALSTEGFTISRDNHLMVYAPTGDFEGEDSFTYTIEDNEGIQSTATVFLTVEEEVVQTGTVDALDDEITVTEKSEDILIDVTANDNYGANGKNSSHPLTLTNGKMVTASDNGGDIRVIDGQINYSTPANFVGTDTFTYTITDGNGFADSATVTITIVGEAASKNGSLNTSIETDSNLVFNEFDVYPNPSVGNFKSILFSDVNTKANLMISDITGKTLFSSAVTIQKGKNEFDFNLDLSSGVKFVRIVSSQVDFGIKKLIIK encoded by the coding sequence ATGACTACAACATTACCCAATGCTTGTAAGTTATACGTATATAAAAAATATATACTTATAACCTGCATTCTTCTAACGACTGTTAACTCTTTAGCACAATTTAACCCTGAAAGTTTAACTTATTTTGAAGATTTTGACAATCCTGGTTATCCAGCAAATACACCTACAGGTGCCTATTGGTCTTTTTACAACGAAATTCATCCCAATCAAGATTCTTGGAATAAATTTATTCCTGGAGATGGTAATGCCTACATACAAGTAGATGCAGATATTACTAACGATTTAGATTGGATTCATCCTTTTCAAACTTTAATTTTTGGTGGAGTTGCCGAAAATCATCGTCTTGAAGTGAGAATGAAAGGTGCAGTTGTAGATGGTGGCTTAGTAGGTTTTTTATTTACCTACAATCAAGAAGGTATTAAATTTAATGAAGTAGATATAGAGGTTGTTGCTAATGATAGTGCCACTCCTTCTCATGAAACTTTACCAGAAAATAATGGCTGGACAGATGCTAGATTCAACACATGGAGAAACGCAAACGAAAATTCTGCACGCCCTTTTACAGGTACTAAGAAAGCTATTATTAATGATAATAATGAAAAAATTTCATTGATAGACGATCAGTTTCATACCTATACTATTGATTGGAGAGCAGATAGAATTGATTTCTTTATAGACAATGTTTTACAAGAAACCATTACTACAAATATTGCCACAGGAAAATCTGAAGTTATTTTTGGCTTTAGACAACTACCTTGGGCTAATGATTTTAATTGGAGTGGAACTCAAACCATGGTTATAGACTATTTAAAAATAGAACCAATTGAGGTAGAAACCTTTGCTGCAAATGATAACTTTATCACCGAATTTAATACGCCAATTGATTTAGATGTTTTAGAAAACGATACAAAAAACACTGCTATAATTTCTTTTGATAACAACTCTGTAAACGGAAATTTAATAACAGAAAGTAATAATGTTCTAACCTTTACACCTGCAAGCGGATTTTCTGGAAATGATAGTTTTACCTATACTTTAGAAGATTCAGAAGGGGTGCAAGCAACAGCAACAGTTACTGTAAAAGTAAACGAAAGACCTTTAGAAGCAGCAGATGATGCTATTACCATAAATGTTGGTAGCTCTGATATTGCTATTGATGTTTTAGCGAATGATTTTTATGGTGAATTTGGCGAAAACCCAACACATCCTTTAACACTTCCAGGTGGTAAAACTGCAACTGCCAGTGATAATGGTGCACTTATTAGTGTTTACAATGGAAAAGTGTATTACACTGCTCCAGCGAATTTTGCAGGTATAGATACGTTTGTGTACACAATTACAGATGCCAATGGTTACGCAGATACTGCAACAGTTACCATAACTATTGGAGGCGATTATCCTGCAGAAGCTGCAAATGACAATTTTTCGATAGATGTAGATACTGCAACTAGTTTAGATGTTTTGGTTAACGACTTACCAGAAAATGTAAGTATAGTATCTGTAGATGCGAATAGTAACCAAGGTTTCACATTATCTATAGAGAACTCAGCAATTTTATATACCCCAACTAATGGTTTTATAGGTATGGATGAGTTTACGTACACCATAGAAGATGCAGATGGCAATCAATCTAGTGCAATAGTTTCATTAACGGTTGAACCAAAAACTGTAAATTCAAGTTCATTAGAAGCTATAGACGATACCGTAAGTGTAAATATTGGTAGTGAAAATAATGTGATAGAAGTCTTAGCAAATGACAATTATGGTGTAAATGGTATGAACAGCTCTCACCCATTAACATTAACTAATGGTAAATTAGTTACTGCCAGCAATAATGGTGGAACTATAAGTGTTGCTAATGGTACAGTAATCTACACAACTCCCTTAAATTTTGTAGGCTCAGATTCATTTACCTATACCATTACAGATGCCAAAGGTTTTGCAGATTATGCCACTGTAAACATAACTGTTGGTGGAGATTTGCCTGCGGATGCTAAAGGTGATAGTTATACCATAAAAATAGACGAAAGTACAAGTTTAGATGTGCTTAAAAATGATTTTCCAACAACTGCTACAATTGTAAATTTTGATAATTCCAGTGAACAAGGTTTTACCATTTCTTTGGTGAATTCAGAACTTGTTTATGAACCTATAAACGGGTTTGAAGGCAATGATAGTTTTAGCTATACCATAGAAGATGCAAATGGAGTGCAATCTACTGCCACAGTTACCCTTATTGTAGAAGAAGAAATTATAGAAAGTGGGCCAATAACAGCCGTAAATGATACTTTAGCGCTACTTGCTGATAGCAGCAATATTAGTATTGATGTTTTAGCCAATGATAGTTTTGGAACTTTCGGACCTAATGAAAATCATCCATTAACCTTAACCAATGGTAAATTATCTACAGAGAGTACTAATGGTGGTTCCATTCGAGTTTTAAATGGCAATATTGAATATAGTACACCAACAGGTTTTACAGGTATAGATACTTTTGAATATACAATTACAGATAAAAAAGGATTTGCCTCTAAAGCAAATGTAAGAATTACAGTAACCTCAGAACCTTTAGAAACAAAGGCCAATAATGATACTTTTACAATTCACATAAATTCAGCAACAGCCTTAGATGTTTTAGAGAACGATATTACAAACGATGGTACTATCATTGAATATGATGCTTTAAGTACTGAAGGTTTTACTATTTCTAGAGATAATCATTTAATGGTATATGCACCAACAGGAGATTTTGAAGGTGAAGACTCTTTTACCTATACCATAGAAGATAATGAAGGGATACAATCTACTGCCACTGTTTTCTTAACGGTTGAAGAGGAAGTGGTTCAAACAGGAACTGTAGATGCTCTTGATGATGAAATAACAGTAACAGAAAAAAGTGAAGATATACTTATAGATGTTACTGCAAATGACAATTATGGTGCAAATGGTAAAAACTCTTCTCATCCTTTAACTTTAACCAATGGCAAAATGGTTACAGCTAGCGATAATGGAGGTGATATTCGTGTTATTGATGGACAAATTAATTATTCTACTCCTGCTAATTTTGTAGGTACAGATACGTTTACTTACACAATTACAGATGGAAATGGTTTTGCAGATTCTGCTACTGTTACTATTACTATAGTTGGTGAAGCTGCCTCTAAAAATGGTAGTTTAAATACATCAATAGAAACAGATAGCAACTTAGTATTTAACGAATTTGATGTATACCCAAATCCTTCTGTTGGAAACTTTAAAAGTATTTTATTTAGTGATGTCAACACAAAAGCCAATTTAATGATATCAGACATTACTGGTAAAACCTTGTTTTCATCAGCGGTTACTATTCAAAAAGGTAAGAATGAGTTCGATTTTAATTTAGATTTAAGTTCAGGAGTTAAATTTGTTCGCATTGTGAGTAGTCAAGTAGATTTTGGAATTAAAAAACTAATTATCAAATAA